In one window of Haemophilus parainfluenzae DNA:
- a CDS encoding MFS transporter, producing MQATNNPNSLKRVAMATMIGTAIEYFDNYIYAMAAVLIFNHQFFHASDPLSGQIAALSTLALTFIARPLGAILFGHFGDRLGRKNTFVMSLLVMGISTIVIGLLPTYDSIGIWATILLCLCRIGQGIGLGGEWGGAALVAIENAPEGKRGWYGTFPQLGAPLGLLLANGVFLLITALFGQAAMTDWAWRIPFLSSFVLVAIGLYVRLKLTEAPIFIAALNKPKPKALPMMEVIVTHFKPFFLGMLICIAGYVLFYIMIAFSQIYAKSTPTVSEAGYAMGLGFSPQIFTALLMCSSISLAITIAISGKYIDIIGRRIWLIWTTFGVAIFGLALPYFLDNGTTTSLFWFLMIGMGLIGMGYGPLASFLPELFPTHARYSGASLTYNISGLFGASVAAIIALPLNANYGLKGVGIYLTLNAILSLIGLWFITETRDKHLR from the coding sequence ATGCAAGCAACCAATAATCCAAATAGCTTAAAACGAGTCGCAATGGCAACAATGATTGGCACGGCGATTGAATATTTTGATAACTACATTTACGCAATGGCTGCCGTATTGATTTTCAATCATCAATTTTTCCACGCTTCAGATCCTCTTTCAGGACAAATTGCTGCGCTTTCTACGCTAGCGCTGACTTTTATTGCTCGTCCTCTGGGGGCAATATTATTCGGACATTTTGGCGATCGCTTAGGAAGAAAAAATACCTTTGTTATGAGCCTGTTAGTAATGGGAATCTCAACCATAGTGATCGGCTTATTACCGACTTATGACAGTATTGGTATTTGGGCTACGATCCTACTTTGCTTATGCCGTATCGGGCAAGGCATTGGTTTAGGTGGCGAATGGGGCGGCGCTGCATTAGTGGCAATCGAAAATGCACCTGAAGGAAAACGTGGTTGGTATGGCACTTTTCCACAATTAGGCGCACCTCTAGGATTACTACTTGCCAATGGTGTCTTTTTACTTATTACCGCGCTTTTTGGGCAAGCAGCAATGACTGACTGGGCATGGCGAATTCCATTTCTTTCCTCTTTTGTATTAGTTGCAATTGGTTTGTATGTTCGATTAAAGCTTACGGAAGCACCAATATTTATTGCTGCACTTAACAAGCCTAAACCTAAAGCTTTACCGATGATGGAAGTGATCGTTACTCATTTCAAACCATTTTTCTTAGGCATGTTGATCTGCATTGCAGGCTATGTGCTCTTTTATATTATGATCGCTTTCAGCCAAATTTATGCAAAATCTACTCCAACCGTATCGGAAGCTGGTTATGCAATGGGATTAGGTTTCTCACCACAAATTTTTACTGCTTTATTAATGTGTAGTTCGATTTCATTAGCCATTACAATTGCTATTTCAGGCAAATATATCGATATCATTGGACGAAGAATTTGGTTAATTTGGACAACCTTTGGCGTGGCTATTTTCGGCTTAGCCTTGCCATATTTTCTCGATAATGGAACAACTACCAGTTTATTTTGGTTCTTGATGATAGGAATGGGGTTAATTGGTATGGGATACGGCCCCCTTGCGAGTTTCTTACCTGAATTGTTTCCAACACATGCTCGTTATTCCGGTGCATCGTTGACCTACAATATTTCAGGCTTATTCGGTGCTAGTGTAGCAGCAATTATTGCATTACCATTGAATGCGAATTATGGCTTAAAAGGTGTTGGAATTTACTTAACCTTAAATGCTATATTGAGTTTAATTGGGTTATGGTTTATTACGGAAACAAGAGATAAGCACCTGCGCTAG
- the thiE gene encoding thiamine phosphate synthase, translated as MNNIQEILLLYFVAGTQDCRHLGDNPAENLLFVLKQALEGGITCFQFRDKGKFSLENSPDEQRSLAIKCRDLCRQYNVPFIVDDNVDLALEIEADGVHVGQSDTPVKTIRARSNKPLIIGWSVNRLDEAKIGEELSEIDYFGIGPIFPTQSKENPKPTLGMAFIQTLRDAGITKPLVAIGGVKREHVKTLRKYGADGVAVITAITQANDIKVATQALKEESNASNQ; from the coding sequence ATGAACAATATTCAAGAAATTTTACTGCTCTATTTTGTAGCAGGCACACAAGATTGCCGACATTTAGGTGATAATCCAGCAGAAAACTTGCTCTTTGTACTAAAACAAGCTTTAGAAGGTGGCATTACCTGTTTTCAATTTCGCGATAAAGGCAAATTCTCATTAGAAAATTCGCCAGATGAACAACGATCCTTAGCCATTAAGTGCCGAGACTTATGCCGTCAATATAATGTGCCATTTATTGTTGATGACAATGTTGATTTAGCATTGGAAATTGAAGCGGATGGAGTTCATGTTGGACAAAGTGATACGCCCGTAAAAACGATTCGAGCAAGAAGTAATAAGCCTCTGATTATTGGTTGGTCTGTTAACCGTTTAGATGAAGCAAAAATTGGAGAAGAATTATCTGAAATTGATTATTTCGGTATTGGTCCAATTTTTCCGACTCAGTCAAAAGAGAATCCCAAACCCACTCTTGGAATGGCGTTCATTCAAACATTGAGAGATGCAGGAATCACCAAACCACTTGTGGCGATTGGTGGCGTAAAACGAGAACATGTGAAAACCTTACGGAAATATGGCGCTGATGGTGTTGCAGTTATCACGGCTATAACTCAAGCGAATGATATAAAAGTAGCCACTCAAGCCCTGAAGGAAGAAAGTAATGCAAGCAACCAATAA
- the thiD gene encoding bifunctional hydroxymethylpyrimidine kinase/phosphomethylpyrimidine kinase: MSNIAQTLTIAGSDSGGGAGIQADLKTFQMQGVFGTSVITAVTAQNTLGVFDIHPISLKTIQAQLEAVKNDFQIASAKIGMLGTADIIECVADFLKNRPFGTLVIDPVMIAKGGAPLLQQQAVSALSKYLLPLADVITPNIPEAEALTGFKISDTDSIQQAALDLQKQGAKNVIIKGGHSLNSQSQQCQDWILLQNSEHFVLESPRFDTPHTHGTGCTFSACLTAELAKGTPLKSAVKTAKDFITAAISHPLNIGHGHGPTNHWAYSRL, from the coding sequence AGTGGCGGTGGTGCCGGCATTCAAGCCGATCTGAAAACCTTTCAAATGCAGGGCGTATTTGGCACTTCAGTGATTACTGCTGTCACTGCACAAAACACACTTGGCGTATTTGATATTCACCCTATTTCATTGAAAACAATTCAAGCACAACTGGAAGCGGTAAAAAATGACTTTCAGATTGCAAGTGCCAAAATTGGTATGCTTGGCACAGCAGATATTATTGAATGCGTTGCTGATTTCTTAAAAAATCGTCCATTCGGCACATTAGTTATCGATCCTGTCATGATTGCAAAAGGTGGTGCGCCATTATTGCAACAACAAGCGGTTTCCGCACTAAGCAAATATTTATTGCCACTTGCCGATGTGATTACGCCAAATATTCCTGAGGCAGAAGCTTTAACTGGTTTTAAGATTTCTGATACAGACAGCATTCAACAAGCCGCATTAGACTTGCAAAAACAAGGCGCAAAGAATGTGATTATTAAAGGCGGACATTCACTCAATTCACAAAGTCAGCAATGCCAAGATTGGATCCTTTTACAAAATAGTGAACATTTTGTTTTAGAAAGCCCTCGTTTTGATACGCCACATACTCACGGCACAGGCTGTACTTTTTCAGCTTGCTTAACAGCTGAATTAGCCAAAGGCACACCATTAAAAAGTGCGGTAAAAACAGCTAAAGATTTTATTACGGCAGCCATATCTCACCCATTGAATATTGGTCATGGGCATGGGCCAACAAATCATTGGGCTTACAGTCGCCTTTAA